The DNA sequence TTATCTGCAACGATTTAAGAAAAATGACTGGAATTTAAGATACTAAGTTTTGGTCATATGGGTTAAAAATAGGGTATTTATCATAGAGGAGAGAACATTTAGTTTCTCTCCTTTCAATTTTATTTTCAAATAAAAAAATAACAAAAAAATATTGTTAAAATTCTATTTACGTAGTATACTTATAGTGGGTTGATAGAAATAAATTTTAAACGCTATATAAGAGGGTGATGCTAATGGTATTAATTGTTTTTTGAAGTATAAAACAGTTTTTATCATTAGTATTTTTTATTTTATACTATAATTATCAGGGAGAGAAATATGGGAAAATTTAAAACTTATTTAAACAAATTACTGCCTATTTTATTTACTTTTGCTCTATTGTCTTTATATACCTTAGCTAGTCCAAAATATAGTGTTGTTAATCTCAATATAGAAGCTAAGATAAATAGAGATGGTAGTGTCAATATCACTGAATTGGTAGAGTACAATTCATATAATATAAATGGAATTCTCTATAATATTGATTATAGTGGATATGGAGAGTTGAAAGATCTACAGGTATTCTATGAACAAAATAGCGAGTTTTATCCAGCTAAAAACAGCAATAGTCACAATAAAGGTACTTATACAGTCAATAATAGTGATGAACTTATGAAAATAAAACTTTACTATCCTATGAGAAATCAAAATAAATGGTTTCTCTTTAATTACACACTCACTCAAGGAGTTACTGTATACAATGATATTGCTCAATTCAATAGAAAAATGGTGGGAAAGAGTTGGAAATCTAATATAGATAATATTAAAGTTAAGATTACTCTTCCTGAAAAAGTACCAACAAACAAGATAAAAGCTTTTGGACATGGACCACTTATAGGAGATGTTGATATAATAAATGGAAAAGAGATACTATATACTCTTCATAACTACTACTCTGGAGAGTTTGTAGAGGCAAATATACTCTTTCCTAAAGATATCCTATCTAACATAGATCCTTCACATATTAAAAATGAAGCTGGATATGATAAGATTTTAAAAATGGAAAATAAGTTAGCTGATAAAGCTGATCTTCATAGAAAATTTTTAGAGATGAAAGATATAATTGAAGACTTAATTTTTGTAGTTTTCCTAGCTTGGGTAGCTTTTGTACTGTTCTTTAACTATATACAAAACATAAGAAAACACAAAGTTAACATTGAGCATAGAGAGTATTTTAAAGAAGCTCCTAATAATTTTTCTCCAGCAGTTGGTGGAGCAATTGCTTGTGGTGGTATACTCCCTAATCATCTTCTTGCTACAGTTATAGATTTAGTTAGAAGAGATTATCTTGAGATATCAGAGGGAGAAGAGAGTATACTTAGAAAGAAAAACTTAGACTTAAAAGATCTGAAAGATTATGAAAAGTTTGTAATTGAATGGTATATTGATAAACTTGGTGATGGCTCTCAAATATCTATGGAAGAGATCGAAAGAGTTATAAAAGATAGAAAAAATGCTATTAATTTTGGACAGAAATATGAAAAATGGCAATCAATGGTAGCAATTGATCTTGAAAATGTTGGTTTTAAAAGAGAGAAAAAAAATAAACTTCCCATTATCCTAGCAATTTTAACAGCAGTTTTGGGACTACCTAGTGGTGTCTTTTTATCAGTATATTTTAATGATGGTAAATTTATATTTTTCCCTTTTATATCATTTTTTATTATTATGTTTTCTACATCTGGAAGAAGATATACATTGGAAGCTGAAAAATTGAGAGCAGAGTGGCTTGACTATAAAAAATTCTTAATTGATTACCGAAACTTTAAAGAAGCTAAGCTATCCCCTATATATATTTTGGAACAACACTTTATATATGCTATTGCATTGGGCGTAGCTGAAGAGGTGGCTAAGGGATATTCAGAAATATATGTAGAAAATAACGATATTGATAGAAGAAGACTTAACAGAATGCCTCTTATGGGTATGTATGATAGAAATTCTAGATTTAGAAATATAGAGAGAACTATTTCTAATTCTGTTATTCATAGTACAAGAGCTCTATCTAATTCTAGACCATCTTCAAGAGGAAGTGGCGGAGGATTTAGTGGTGGTTCTTCTGGTGGGGGAGGTAACCGTGGTGGCGGTGGTGCTTTTTAATTAAGCAACAAAAATAGTTTGCTAACTATTTATAATTTTTATAATGAAATCTAGTTTCTTATCTAATTTTATTTGTTCAATGTTACAAAAATATGTTTAATTAAAGTAAAAATTCTTGAAATTTTTGTGAAATTATGCTAAAATTTCATTGTAATTTATTGATAAGGATATTATTTTGTTATATTGTAACTATTATTTTTTAAACAATTTAAGTTTACTATAGTATAATTTTCAAAGTAAATTTATCTTTATTCTTAAATTATAAAATTCGGGAAAATTCTTTAGGGAGGAATGAGTGATGAATAATTTAATTAGCACAGAAAAAGCCTTAAAACACTGGCTTAAAAACAAAGTAGCTGTAACAACTGCAACTGTAGTTGGATTCTTAATAATGGGAAGTGTTTCTTTTGGAGCAAATTATACTAAAACACAAGAAATAAATAATGGGCAAAATTTCACTTTAAAAGAAAATGAAATTATAGAAATTAATGAGAAATTTGGAACTGGTATTTTTGCTAAAGATAGTTTTAAAATAACATTAGAAAAAGGTAGTAACATAAATGTCCAAGGTTTTGAGACAACAGATGGAATTTTTGTTAATAATGTAAATGCTGTTTCTTCTATTGAGAACTACGGAAATATAAAATCTACTGTAAGAGGTGGAGGGTCTGCAAGTGCTATTGCTGTACAAGGAAATATAACTGCAGATCTTACTATAACTAATAAAGAAGGAGCAACATTAGAAACTGACTATATTAAAGGAGACGGTATAGGAGCTAGAGCAGTTGTTGACTTAAATCCAAATAGAGAAAAAAATGCTTCTAAAGTTGAATTTATAAATGAAGGTACTATTATAGTTAGTAAAGGAACAGCAGTAGCTTTAACAGGAAATTCTATTGTTAAAAACTTTGGAACAATTATTTTAAATGATACAGAAAGTTCTGCTATAAAAAATAATACTGATAGCATAAAAAATGTTGAAAGTACAGGAACAATAATAGTCAAAGGTGCTGATAAAAACTTTGATGTAAATAGCTTATTCACTGGTAAAACTGGAGTTGAACATTTAGGTGCTATACAAGATGATAAAGGAAATTCTTTAGAAAATAAAAACAGTATTTATTTATCAGGAGAATTAAATACAAAAGTTATAAATGATAAAGGAAACTCTTTTAAATCTTCTGTTACTTTAGGAAAAGATAAAGCAACTAAAATAAATACAAGTTCTTCAGAAGCCATTAAATTAAAATCTCTAAATATTATAGGGAAAGTAGACTTAATCAAATCTACTATTACCCCTAATAATAATAATATTTCGATTGAAAATACTACTGTTAACATCGGTAAAGATGGATTATTAAATGCAAATGGAATAAATCTTTCTATAACAGGAAATAATGTAAATACATTTGAAAATGGAATTGCAGTTAATCTAACTAATAGTTCTACATTAAATTTAAAAGATGTTAGCTTTAATGGTGGAATATCAAGTGATAACAATGAAAATAAATTAAATGTATCTGGTAATACATATATT is a window from the Fusobacterium sp. SYSU M8D902 genome containing:
- a CDS encoding DUF2207 domain-containing protein, encoding MGKFKTYLNKLLPILFTFALLSLYTLASPKYSVVNLNIEAKINRDGSVNITELVEYNSYNINGILYNIDYSGYGELKDLQVFYEQNSEFYPAKNSNSHNKGTYTVNNSDELMKIKLYYPMRNQNKWFLFNYTLTQGVTVYNDIAQFNRKMVGKSWKSNIDNIKVKITLPEKVPTNKIKAFGHGPLIGDVDIINGKEILYTLHNYYSGEFVEANILFPKDILSNIDPSHIKNEAGYDKILKMENKLADKADLHRKFLEMKDIIEDLIFVVFLAWVAFVLFFNYIQNIRKHKVNIEHREYFKEAPNNFSPAVGGAIACGGILPNHLLATVIDLVRRDYLEISEGEESILRKKNLDLKDLKDYEKFVIEWYIDKLGDGSQISMEEIERVIKDRKNAINFGQKYEKWQSMVAIDLENVGFKREKKNKLPIILAILTAVLGLPSGVFLSVYFNDGKFIFFPFISFFIIMFSTSGRRYTLEAEKLRAEWLDYKKFLIDYRNFKEAKLSPIYILEQHFIYAIALGVAEEVAKGYSEIYVENNDIDRRRLNRMPLMGMYDRNSRFRNIERTISNSVIHSTRALSNSRPSSRGSGGGFSGGSSGGGGNRGGGGAF